The genome window CAAGCTTTTCCGGTTCCCAGTCCCATGAATTGAAAATATTGATCAGGGTTCGTTTGCGGGGATCGGGGCTGCCTTTAACGAGTTCTTCGCCGGAGACTTTGGTTCCCACCTTCAGCACGAACGAGGTTTTCAGAGCGTCCAATGCGTTGTCGTCTTTCTGGTTTTTAAAGAAACGTTCGACCCGTTCATACATGGCGACGTAGGTATCGATGTCGTCAAACAACGTGCCGCCGAATACTTTTTTCTTGATTTCGTGACAGAGCAGGTTGAAACGGGTGTCGCCGAACATATATTCCTCAAGCAATCCCATCTTCAGCAGGGTTTTGAAGGGGGCTTTGAAGGACTTGATGAGGGTCCAGATGCAGCCGCCGAAAAATTCTCCCTGGGAGATGTCATCCACATTGCCGATGTCCACGAAATCGTTGGCGCTGAGCAGCGTTTTTCCGGACCGCAGCAGTTCCAGATACGTTTCGTATTGTTCGTCGTCGGTTTTGAGAGGTACGATCCACCAGAAGGGCAGCTTGCCGGCGGTGATGACCGCGGTTCGGTACATTTCTTCCTTGAGCAGCTTGGCGAGAGCAGAGCCGGTGCTCTCTGTATCGCTTTCACCAAAGATATTGTTTTTGACTTCCTGAATGTCGTTGATGAAAAAATGGACCTCGAGGTTGTACTGGGTCCACGCCCATTTTTCAATGAGGTTCAATTTCTGTTTGAACAGGGCGAGGCGTTCCGGGGAGACGCTATGTTTGTTGACCAACAGCGTGTAGTCCAAATCCGATTTGCGGCTTTGCGCGATGGAACCGCAACTGCCCATCAGCAGGATGGTGTGGATGAAGGGGGAGACGTTTTCATTGCCGCGAAAAACCGTGTGCGGAAACAGAATCTCTGCTGCCAGTTGCGTGCGGTGATCCAGCCGGAAATTATGAATTCCGCAGGGCACGTCGCCGGGGATATATCCTGGAAGGCCTTCCTGATTGATATGAACCAGCCGCGGAATGAGGGTGAAGACATACCGGTCCACATGGTAGAGAGTTTGTTCAATCCGAATGATGTTGTTCTGGTTGTAACGCAGAAAAAGCTGGCGATTGTTGAACAGTGTGCTGGCAATTTCGGTCGGCTTGTCCGCCATAAAAATTCCCCTCAGTGGAATCGGATTCGTTGGGTCCAATCCCTGATTATAAGTTCAGTAGCCTGAAATGAGAATGGCTTTTTGCATTTCTTCGGGATTCGGCCTGTTTCCACAAATCTCCGATGTGGCGCACCCGCATCAGGTTTTTTTGATGGGTTGCGATTCCGAGGAATTGGTCTTGCCGTTTTGCCGCTTGCCGTTCTCTTCTTTCAAAACTTCCTTGTCTTTGAGAATCTTGATTTCAACGCGCCGGTTCATGGCCCGGTTGGAATCGGTGTTATTGGGTTTCAACGGACGAAACTCGCCGTAGCCGGAAACCACAATGTATTCAGAAGGAAATTTGAGTTCCTCGATCAGGTAGCGCGCCACCCGCGCCGCGCGCGAGGTGGAGAGTTCCCAGTTGGAAGGAAACTGTTCGGTATTGATGGGAACGTTGTCCGTATGCCCTTCAATCTGGATTTGTTTGACCCCCTGCGTCAGTTCGTCCTTGATCGCGTTAAAAATGGTTTCTTCGGCGCCGGGGATCAAGGTAGCCTGGCCCGGCCCAAACAATTCCTCGGACTTCAACCGGATCAATTTGGTTTTCACATCGCCGCGCACCAGTTCTTCCGGATGGACATTGTCCTTCACCAGTTCCCGCACGCGGGCGAGCATCTCGACTTCCTGACTCGAAAGGCGGACGTTGTGGGACGTGACCCGTACTTGCTTCTCCTGAAACGAAGAAATGGCTTCCACAAACTTGTTCTGGTCGATATTGGACATGGTGAACAACATGACAAAGATCGCCAGCAGCAGGGTGATCATGTCGCTGTAGGTGACCAGAAAGCCTTCCATGGAAACGAACGAGGTGCGGAAGGAGGCGCGGTGCTCGTGGGCGATCTGACCTTCCAATTGGCGGGAAACCTGTTTGTCTTCCAGAGTTTGAACCTTGCTCTCCAACTCTTCGCTGTAATCCTTGCTCTGCTCCAGTTCGATGGTGAGCTTTTCTTTTTCGTGGAGCAGTTCGTTGAGCTCCATACGCAGCTCAAAAATGATTTCGGCGGGCAGCTTGCCGTCTTCCCGATCCTGGGTGGCATCCTTGATGATGCGTTCCAGTTTTGCAATCTTGGTTTCTTTCTGGGTGATCTCCCGTTCCAGTTGCTGGTAGGAAGCGCCGGATTTGAGATCGATTTCCTGTTTGAGGCGATTGACCTCGTCCTTAAGGTCTTTAACCCGGTCGAGTTCCTTGCGGTTGCGTTTGACTTCTTTGATCAGGAGGCCTTTGTCGTTGCTGATTTTCTTGAGCTCGTCTCGCGTTTCTTTATAGAGGCTTTTCAGGTTTTTGAGATTGGCCTTGGCCTCTTCCAACTCCTTGACGATTCCAGGGTCGATTTCGCCGGGTTCTAATTCTATTTCCCCGATTTCCGGCTCGGAGTCTTCCTTGCCTTCGGCTTGGGTGCTGCCGCCGACGCGCTTGGACATGCGGGCGGCCCACGCGGCTTCTTTCGCTTCTTTGACCTCGTTTTCCTTTTGAGTGATTAAATTCAATAATTCATTGACTTTTTCCTTGTTTAGGACGGTAATGTTGTTCATTTTGTCAGAGATTCGGGACGTTTCTCTGACCTGCTTTTTCAGCTCCTGATTCTTGATTTTGAGCTGTTCTTTTAAATGCTGTACCGAATTTTCTTGTGTCATCATTCCCTGCCCGGATTTCCTATCGGCTAGAATACCTTAATTCTTATCAAAAAATCATTGTTTGGATTCAGCCGCCCTGTAGATAAAGTATAAAGGGAGGTTTCCTCTGAACAAGGGGGAAATGGGACGATCGCAGGTTTTGAATGCAGGCAGACGCATCCGCGACGGCGGCTGGCGGGGGGGCATGGAAAATAATCCCAAACTATTGAAAAACAAGTTGTACTGGGTCGGTATCCTGTATTTCGCCGAGGGTTTTCCGCTGGGCGTGTTTTACGATGTGTTTCCCGTCCACCTGCGCCAGCAGGGGGTGGATCTGTGGCAGATCGGGTTCATGAGCCTCCTCGGCCTGGCGTGGACGCTCAAGTTTCTGTGGGCGCCGGCGGTGGATTATGTACGCCACCACCGCCGTTGGATTTTTCTCATGGACGTGCTGATGGGCGCGGTCATGCTGGTGTTTGCGGTGCTCCTCGATTTCGGTCCCTGGGTGTGGCTGGCCATCGGCCTGTTCACGATCTTTTCGGCGACCAGCGACATCGCCATCGATGCCTACACCATCGAGATGCTCAACAAAGACGAGCTGGGTCTCGCCAACGGTATCCGCAACGGCATGTACCGGGTGGGCATGCTGGCTTCGGGTTTCATTCTGGTGCTCGCCGACTGGCTGTCCTGGAGCGCCACCTACCTTGCCGGAGCCCTGATCCTTGTCGCCTGCGGCATCGTGTGTTTGATGGCGCCGCCGGAGCAGTCTTACCAGACGCGCTCGGAACGGTCCGTGCTGGCGGAATTCAGGATGATCATGCGTTACCCTTATGCGCTGGCCCTGATTTTTGTGCTGGGGGTGATCGGGTTCGGCCTCGTTGACATGAAGCTGGAAATTTCTGGCGACCGTCCCTATCTGTGGCCGGCGCTGGCTTCCATTGGGATCGCCGTGGTTGCAGGCAGTCATTACTGGACTGGCCGCCGCCGAACCAGTGAAAACTCCGTCCGCAACGATCTGAATGAAGGCCCGATGTTCGGTGCGTTTTTCGAGTTGATCCAGCGTCCGTACATCATTCCCGTCATCATTTTTATCCTGATCTACAAACTGGCGGATACATCCATGGGATTCATGGTGAAGCCCTTCTGGGTGGATGCGGGATTTTCCGCCACCGAGATTGGCATGGTTTCGGTCAACATCGGTTTGGGCCTGTCCATCGTGGGCGGGTTGGTGGGCGGCTGGTTCACCGACCGCTTTGGGATTTTCAAAGGCATCTGGGTACTGGGGCTGTTGCAGGCTTTATCAAACCTGGGCTATGCCGGAGTGGCCGCAGTCATCCCGCCGCCGCAAGAGGGGGTCGCCATGGCCCTCCAGTTCAAGGCCATGATGTATGGCGCCAGTGTGCTGGAGTCGTTCACCGGAGGGCTGGGGTCGGCGGCCTTCCTGGCGTTCCTGATGGCCATCGTCAGCAAAAAACGCTCGGCCTCGGAATACGCGTTGTTGTCGTCGATCTTCGCATTCAGCCGTTCCATTGCCGGATGGGCGGGCGGGTTTGGGGCCGAGGCCATGGGCTATGCGTCGTACTTCACGCTGACTTTTTTCCTCGCGTTTCCCGCCTACCTGTTGCTGCCCTGGGTGAAACGCATGCTGGAGACCCCGCGCGACTGGGATTGAGGACGCCTGCCATGAAAACCGTTTACATTTATTGTCATGGATTCGCCTCCAGCCCCGGTTCCCAAAAAGCCACCGCCTTCGCCCAACGCTTCCGTGAGCGGGGCAAGGAATTGATCGTGCCGGACCTCGAAGATGGGGACTTCCGAAAAATCACCATTTCTAGGCAGGTTGAAAAAATTACGGGTGTGTTGAATACTTTTTCCGATGCCAAAGTCGGCTTGATTGGCAGCAGCATGGGGGGGTATCTCGCGGCACTGGTGGCGCAGATGCGGCAAGAGGTGGCGGCTCAGTACCTTATGTGCCCCGGCTTTCATTTTCTGGAGCGTTGGCAGGAGCGGGTGGCGCGGGATTACCCGGATGTGAACGGACTGCCGGCTGCCATCACGGTTTACCATTACCGCTACGATCGACCGCTGGAGTTGGATACGGGGATATTTGAAGATGCCCGCAAGTGGGACACGCGGGTGCTGGACCGGTCTCTGCCAACTCGCATCGTGCATGGCGTGCACGACGACACGGTGCCGATTCAGCAATCGCGTGATTTCGCAGCCGATCGTTCCTGGGCCTCGCTGGTTGAACTGGATTCGGACCACGGCCTGTTGTCGCACATGGACTGGATCGTCGAGGATTGTTTGAAATTTTTTGCCCGGGAAGGCGTGTGACGCCATGAATCGAATTCTGCTTGTGGAGCCAGGTGCCCTGGGGAAAATAAAAAAGGCGTTTCAAACCGTTCAGCAGGCACACTCCGGACAATTCCGAAAAGGGGCGGACCGGGAACTGTTCTATTATCATCCCCGCCGTGTTTGCAAAGCGTATCTTCAATTCCAACACAAAACCCTCGATGGAGCGCTGGCCGCACTCTGTCATGATCTTGTCGAAGACACCTGGGTGACGTTGCAGGACATCGAATGCTGGTTCGGCTACCAGGTCCGGCAGCTTGTCGATGACTTGACGAAGCCGGAGCATGTTTCCCATCTCGACTATCTGCAACGGTTCGAGGATTGGCCGCTGGAATCAAAAAAAATCAAGGTGTGTGATATCGAGGACAATGTGTTGAGTTCGAGAACCATCCCGGTTGAACTCCGCCGATCGATGATGATCAAGTGGAAACGTTATCTGGATGCACTGACGCCGCGTCCGCACGACAACAGTGCTGCATCGCAGGAATATGTTTTGAAACGGAATCACGTGTTGGCAATTTTTGAAAGCGAGTCCACTGCGATGATCCGAAGCCTGTCGGGAAGTGAGTGAGCATGACCGAACCCAGTAAGGCCAAAAAAGGATTCCGACGCTACACCATCCTCGTGGTTGACGACGACCCGTCCATCGTGACGCTGGTCAAGCAGCAGATCGATCAGGACAAGTACAAAATCATTTCGACGGACGATGGCGAGTCGGCGGAAGCCATCATCCGCTCCCGTTGCCCCGACCTCGTGCTGCTTGATATCAACATTCCCGGAAAGAACGGCCTTGAAGTGTGCCGCAGTCTGCGTGGAGATAAAGACACACAGAATCTGCCCATCATCATTCTTTCCGGACGCAAGGAGCAGGTGGACCGGAACCTGGGCCTGGAGTTCGGAGCGGACGATTACGTCACCAAACCGTTCAATTCCCAGGAACTTTTATTACGAGTCAACAATGTCCTGAAAAGGGTCTATGGTTCGCAAGCCCGAAACGACTCCCTGACCCATGGTGCGCTCACCGTGGACTTTGGAAAGCATGAGGTTCGGGTGAAAAATAAAGTCATTCAATTGACCCTTACCGAATTCAAACTTCTGTCTTCCTTATTAGACAATTTGGGCCAGGTAAAAACACGGGATTACCTGATGGAGCACGTTTGGGAGCATGGAGAAGGTGTCTTTTCCCGAACTATTGATACCCATATTCAACGCCTTCGGAACAAGCTGAAGGAGGCAGGCAAATACATTGAAACCATCCGGGGCATTGGATACCGCTTTAAAATTTAGAGCTTACAGGCACCTCCCGCCTTTTCAGGTTGATTTGATCCATGGGCCTGATATATCCGCAAAGCTATATTGATGGCCCGATTTGTAACATAATTGTTGCATTGTCTTCATCATATTTTGACCAATTTTTTCAATAATAGGAGCTGAAGATAAACCAAGGAGGTTTCCGATGATTGAAAAAATTGGCAAAGACAATCCGAGTCCCGAGAGCAATCCGCAGATGGAGTCTGTGGGGGGGCGGCTGCGCTACTGGAGAAAACTGTCGTCTCTCCGGTTGGTGGATCTGGCTGCGACCATCAATGTTTCGCAGGGCTCTTTATCCGATCTGGAAAACGACAAATCGTTGCCTTCGGCCACCACTCTCACCGGCTTGTGCCGGAAAACCGACGTCAACATCTGCTGGTTGCTGACCGGTGCGGGAGAGATGATCAAGGAGAAGGATGCGGTGGACAAGGATGTTTCCGCGTTCAAGGAAGTCGTGCGTCTGATGACCGACAACGATTTCAAGCGCACCGTGCACCGTCTCGTAAAAATCTTTGAACGGGGTACTCCGACGCAGAAGGCCCAGATCAAAGGCTTTCTGGCTGGAGTCGAGACCGATTGATGATGAGCTGGGTGGGCCGACAAGTCAGGTTCCAATCTGGTTGTCCTGTATCCGGACCCACCCCGCGGAATCATCCGGCAGGATGATGTGATACCACCCGCTTTCTTCCTTCGTGATCACACCGGCCGCTCCTTCATGGAGCCGGAACAAAATGGGTTGTTCTGAACCCTTCTCGGCATACACCGCCACGTTTTCCGCAAGGACCACCGCATAACGGTGACCGCTATCGTACGCCACACGCGCCACCGTGGAAATGAGGACCAGGCCCAGCACGCCGAGCGCGATGTTGCGTGCCAACTGGGTCCCGGCTGTCCGGCGGACAACGCGGAAAGCCTGCGTCATCCATAACACCAGGTTGACGGCCAACAGGGCCCACAAGTGTTCCCGCAGGGTCACGTCTTTCAGCCAGAAGAACACCGTGGTCAAAAAACCGGGGACGTGCCAGCTCATCCGGTCTTCAGTTTGCTGGAGCGCGAACAACAGGTTGGCTTCAATCTTTTCGTCTCGCGGCAGGCGTTGCTGCGCTTTCAGGTAATGGAGGATGGCGCGGCCCAGGTGGCCTTCGCGAAAATAAGCGTTGCCCAGGTTGTAATGGAGGTAGCCGTTGTCGAAGCCTTCCGCGATCAAAGTTTCATACATTGCAATGGCATCGGCGTAACGGCTCTCCATGTACAGCGCGTTGGCCTGTTCGATTGCCGCCTCCGCATCGTCTGCAGCGCTCACAGTGCCCGGCCCTCCGCAGGCCACGATCCACATGAACAGGAATAGTTTGAAAGCGGAATGACGCATCACGCAGCCTCGAGTGTTTCCAGCAGGCGCCGCGACTCGGCCAGCAGTGTCTCGGGATCGGAATGCTGCCCGGCGGCGTATTGCAGGATTTCGTATTTATCAAGAAGCTGCCGCGTTGCCGTGATCTGTTCTTCTTTAAAGTTTCGATTCCGCAGTTGCTCTTCGACTTCGCCGGGGGTGAAGGCGGTGCCCTGCAGGTTCAGCCGGTCGCCGATGTAGGCGCGCACGATCTGCGACAATTCCTGCACTGTTTTCCGGTCATCCCCGTTGCACTCTGCCGCCAGCCGGTTCAGGCGTTGTTCGGCCTGTGTGAAGGCGGTCACCCGGCGCTTGTAGGCGGTGTCGAACTGGAGCCGTTGCCGCTGGCGGTGGAGGCGGGCGAAAATCAAAAACGCCGCCGGGGGCAGCAACAAACCGAGGGCCACCGGGATCCAGAAGCCGCTGCCTGTACTCTGATCGCTGAAATCCTCCCTGCGCGTGTGGATGGGGTTGATATCTTCGACCGGTGACTGCAACGACGGGCGGACATCGGGCGCGCCCGTCTGCGGTTCCACGGTTTGCAGGGAGGCCGCATTTTCGACAGGCGTCACGGTCAGGCTCAACGGTTCGCTGTGAACGGTCCGATACGTGTGCGCGCGGGGATCGAAGTATGCCAGCCGGATCGCGGGGAAGGTGAGGGTTCCCGATGCCAAGGGCACCAGCGCGTACTTGAACACTTTTTTGCCCGCAATGGTGTCGTCCCCGCCGCTGCGCGTGAACTGGGGTTGATCGGGGTACACTTTAAACAGGGCCCCCGCGTCGGGCAGGTGCAGGACGGCGTCCTGGGGGTTGCCTTCGCCTTCAACGGTGACCGTCAGGGTCAGGGTGTCGCCCTGGTCCAGTTGCGTGCGGCTGAGCGTCGCATCGATCTTGAACTGACCGACCAGATTGGAAAAGGGATCGGGCCGGTTGGTCTCCGGCAGGGGCAGCACGTCGAGTTCGATCGGCTCGGTCCTCAGAATTTTGTGTTTCAACTGATACTGATTCTGGAAGAACGGGCTTTGGAAAAATGGATCATTGAAAAACGGATCGAGAGGCCGTTTGCGTTCCGAGGGTTTTTGCTCGACCACATCGAGCTCGATGAGTGCGGGGGGAACGGTGGCCTTGCCCGGCCGCAGCGGGTAGAGCGCCATGTTCCATTCATACACGTCGTAACGCACGCCTTTCAACACCCGATGGTATTGCTTGGGCGGCCCCAGTTCTTGCTTGCGGAACGCGTCCAGCGGCAGCTCCACGTTGACATTGCGCACATCGACTTTGCGGTAAACTTTCAGCGTCAACGGCAACAACTCATTGACGTAGGGCTGGTGCGTCGGCACTGAGACTTCGGCGAAGACCACCGACTCCGACGGTGCGGAAGATTCCTGCTTGCGTACAGTGATTTGAATCGGTGCGGTGATGTAGGGATTGCCGTCGATCTTCAGGGTGAAGGGGCCGATGGTGAAGTTGCCGGGTTGCGTCGGGATCAATTGATAGCTGAACGTGGTCGAAGCGGTGCGTTGTCCGTTGATGACCTGGAGCGATGAAGAGCGACCGCCGGAACGGATTTTGAAATCGGGCAGGGTGGGGGGCTCCGGTTCGGGCGCCTGTTGGGTTCCTTCCACCACGACCTTCAGGTTGAACACGTCTTCCAGAGTGATTTCGGTGTTGTCCACCGAAGCGGCTACGCGGATGTCCGCCGCCGAGACCGCT of Nitrospina watsonii contains these proteins:
- a CDS encoding OmpA family protein, which encodes MNNITVLNKEKVNELLNLITQKENEVKEAKEAAWAARMSKRVGGSTQAEGKEDSEPEIGEIELEPGEIDPGIVKELEEAKANLKNLKSLYKETRDELKKISNDKGLLIKEVKRNRKELDRVKDLKDEVNRLKQEIDLKSGASYQQLEREITQKETKIAKLERIIKDATQDREDGKLPAEIIFELRMELNELLHEKEKLTIELEQSKDYSEELESKVQTLEDKQVSRQLEGQIAHEHRASFRTSFVSMEGFLVTYSDMITLLLAIFVMLFTMSNIDQNKFVEAISSFQEKQVRVTSHNVRLSSQEVEMLARVRELVKDNVHPEELVRGDVKTKLIRLKSEELFGPGQATLIPGAEETIFNAIKDELTQGVKQIQIEGHTDNVPINTEQFPSNWELSTSRAARVARYLIEELKFPSEYIVVSGYGEFRPLKPNNTDSNRAMNRRVEIKILKDKEVLKEENGKRQNGKTNSSESQPIKKT
- a CDS encoding MFS transporter; protein product: MGRSQVLNAGRRIRDGGWRGGMENNPKLLKNKLYWVGILYFAEGFPLGVFYDVFPVHLRQQGVDLWQIGFMSLLGLAWTLKFLWAPAVDYVRHHRRWIFLMDVLMGAVMLVFAVLLDFGPWVWLAIGLFTIFSATSDIAIDAYTIEMLNKDELGLANGIRNGMYRVGMLASGFILVLADWLSWSATYLAGALILVACGIVCLMAPPEQSYQTRSERSVLAEFRMIMRYPYALALIFVLGVIGFGLVDMKLEISGDRPYLWPALASIGIAVVAGSHYWTGRRRTSENSVRNDLNEGPMFGAFFELIQRPYIIPVIIFILIYKLADTSMGFMVKPFWVDAGFSATEIGMVSVNIGLGLSIVGGLVGGWFTDRFGIFKGIWVLGLLQALSNLGYAGVAAVIPPPQEGVAMALQFKAMMYGASVLESFTGGLGSAAFLAFLMAIVSKKRSASEYALLSSIFAFSRSIAGWAGGFGAEAMGYASYFTLTFFLAFPAYLLLPWVKRMLETPRDWD
- a CDS encoding helix-turn-helix domain-containing protein, which translates into the protein MIEKIGKDNPSPESNPQMESVGGRLRYWRKLSSLRLVDLAATINVSQGSLSDLENDKSLPSATTLTGLCRKTDVNICWLLTGAGEMIKEKDAVDKDVSAFKEVVRLMTDNDFKRTVHRLVKIFERGTPTQKAQIKGFLAGVETD
- a CDS encoding response regulator transcription factor, with product MTEPSKAKKGFRRYTILVVDDDPSIVTLVKQQIDQDKYKIISTDDGESAEAIIRSRCPDLVLLDINIPGKNGLEVCRSLRGDKDTQNLPIIILSGRKEQVDRNLGLEFGADDYVTKPFNSQELLLRVNNVLKRVYGSQARNDSLTHGALTVDFGKHEVRVKNKVIQLTLTEFKLLSSLLDNLGQVKTRDYLMEHVWEHGEGVFSRTIDTHIQRLRNKLKEAGKYIETIRGIGYRFKI
- a CDS encoding YqiA/YcfP family alpha/beta fold hydrolase, with the protein product MKTVYIYCHGFASSPGSQKATAFAQRFRERGKELIVPDLEDGDFRKITISRQVEKITGVLNTFSDAKVGLIGSSMGGYLAALVAQMRQEVAAQYLMCPGFHFLERWQERVARDYPDVNGLPAAITVYHYRYDRPLELDTGIFEDARKWDTRVLDRSLPTRIVHGVHDDTVPIQQSRDFAADRSWASLVELDSDHGLLSHMDWIVEDCLKFFAREGV
- a CDS encoding class I adenylate cyclase — its product is MADKPTEIASTLFNNRQLFLRYNQNNIIRIEQTLYHVDRYVFTLIPRLVHINQEGLPGYIPGDVPCGIHNFRLDHRTQLAAEILFPHTVFRGNENVSPFIHTILLMGSCGSIAQSRKSDLDYTLLVNKHSVSPERLALFKQKLNLIEKWAWTQYNLEVHFFINDIQEVKNNIFGESDTESTGSALAKLLKEEMYRTAVITAGKLPFWWIVPLKTDDEQYETYLELLRSGKTLLSANDFVDIGNVDDISQGEFFGGCIWTLIKSFKAPFKTLLKMGLLEEYMFGDTRFNLLCHEIKKKVFGGTLFDDIDTYVAMYERVERFFKNQKDDNALDALKTSFVLKVGTKVSGEELVKGSPDPRKRTLINIFNSWDWEPEKLETINSYFNWQMLDKVALGSRINKILMASYKNISEANKASGEESLISERDTHLLGRKLFSFYRPSQNKVENLFALVDGDTGEKELTFMLHRLNPKDNGEWYLMRGKTLAFLEHIPRQQILKKASSLQFLVAFTCFNSLFRNDTVLLLRAEQQSIKDYDLKLLLEDLSSFMSQVSVASIPNEDLLSNAKLKQLFMIVDFGNPIPREVTLGDLHDCKTPKDYAEFMNRKLERITSTTAIYLTTWGELYCKTYVGNNCMNRCLAELRSMTPNWEIVQDEFLKFFVPGSRKEKTDFSWLARYILKTLTFKKGKAATHEYKAGSAEKNPEGPSDGGSREFEESGSKPFSF
- a CDS encoding BatD family protein, encoding MRSWVYKFKTTPRWIRFLFLTAALLSAPVAVSAADIRVAASVDNTEITLEDVFNLKVVVEGTQQAPEPEPPTLPDFKIRSGGRSSSLQVINGQRTASTTFSYQLIPTQPGNFTIGPFTLKIDGNPYITAPIQITVRKQESSAPSESVVFAEVSVPTHQPYVNELLPLTLKVYRKVDVRNVNVELPLDAFRKQELGPPKQYHRVLKGVRYDVYEWNMALYPLRPGKATVPPALIELDVVEQKPSERKRPLDPFFNDPFFQSPFFQNQYQLKHKILRTEPIELDVLPLPETNRPDPFSNLVGQFKIDATLSRTQLDQGDTLTLTVTVEGEGNPQDAVLHLPDAGALFKVYPDQPQFTRSGGDDTIAGKKVFKYALVPLASGTLTFPAIRLAYFDPRAHTYRTVHSEPLSLTVTPVENAASLQTVEPQTGAPDVRPSLQSPVEDINPIHTRREDFSDQSTGSGFWIPVALGLLLPPAAFLIFARLHRQRQRLQFDTAYKRRVTAFTQAEQRLNRLAAECNGDDRKTVQELSQIVRAYIGDRLNLQGTAFTPGEVEEQLRNRNFKEEQITATRQLLDKYEILQYAAGQHSDPETLLAESRRLLETLEAA
- a CDS encoding tetratricopeptide repeat protein; the protein is MRHSAFKLFLFMWIVACGGPGTVSAADDAEAAIEQANALYMESRYADAIAMYETLIAEGFDNGYLHYNLGNAYFREGHLGRAILHYLKAQQRLPRDEKIEANLLFALQQTEDRMSWHVPGFLTTVFFWLKDVTLREHLWALLAVNLVLWMTQAFRVVRRTAGTQLARNIALGVLGLVLISTVARVAYDSGHRYAVVLAENVAVYAEKGSEQPILFRLHEGAAGVITKEESGWYHIILPDDSAGWVRIQDNQIGT